In Chitinivibrionia bacterium, a single window of DNA contains:
- a CDS encoding tyrosine-type recombinase/integrase: MQFSEAKEAFLNNLEKQRGYSINTTDAYRRDLDQFAEVVQVSEQTEVADIFVKGNIRKYVYWLKESGQKSKSIARKRSCLLSFGKFLVKREALSSNPVRLIYAIKIDKNIPAIITQPQMQDLGDAYEEPTPQNSEIENIKPTSVRDKLIIEFLYGSGIRVSELSNLMKSNINKHNQTMRVIGKGNKERIVPITDAALALLEEFLKENPRGVFIFDRTAKSGRKESKNYEAMSKSRRDLRNKERSLLSIRRIRQIVERELSAVSAAKKRSPHILRHSFASHLLDNGADIRVVKEMLGHSSLASTQVYTHVNIEKMLKSFKQAHPRSGQ, translated from the coding sequence ATGCAATTCAGCGAAGCAAAAGAAGCATTTTTGAACAATCTCGAAAAGCAACGGGGCTATTCGATTAACACGACTGACGCATACAGGCGAGATTTAGACCAATTTGCCGAAGTTGTGCAAGTCAGCGAACAAACGGAAGTTGCCGACATTTTTGTAAAAGGAAATATCCGAAAATATGTATATTGGCTGAAAGAAAGCGGACAAAAATCCAAAAGCATAGCTCGAAAACGTTCTTGTCTGCTTTCTTTCGGAAAATTTTTGGTGAAAAGAGAAGCGCTGTCGTCAAATCCCGTGCGGCTTATTTATGCAATAAAAATTGATAAAAATATTCCCGCAATAATTACCCAGCCTCAAATGCAGGATTTGGGAGATGCTTACGAAGAACCAACGCCGCAAAATTCCGAAATCGAAAACATAAAACCCACGAGTGTGCGCGACAAACTTATTATAGAATTCCTTTACGGAAGCGGCATTCGCGTTTCGGAACTTAGCAATTTGATGAAAAGCAATATAAACAAACACAACCAAACTATGCGCGTAATCGGAAAGGGCAACAAGGAGCGGATTGTGCCGATTACAGATGCGGCTCTGGCGCTTTTGGAAGAATTTCTTAAAGAAAATCCGCGAGGCGTTTTTATATTTGACAGAACAGCGAAAAGCGGACGAAAAGAAAGCAAAAATTATGAAGCAATGTCAAAAAGCCGCAGAGACTTACGCAACAAAGAACGCTCGCTTTTGTCCATCAGACGAATTAGGCAAATCGTGGAAAGGGAACTAAGCGCAGTTTCGGCGGCAAAAAAAAGAAGTCCGCACATTTTGCGCCATTCTTTTGCCTCGCACCTGCTCGACAACGGCGCCGATATTCGCGTGGTAAAAGAAATGCTTGGACATTCGTCGCTTGCTTCCACACAGGTTTACACGCACGTAAATATAGAAAAAATGCTGAAATCTTTCAAACAGGCGCATCCTCGGTCGGGGCAATAG